The segment AATTATACCCGCTTGAATTACATGGACTTCCGTTTGAATATCTACCTTTAGATCCGGATAATGCTCCTTCCAAGTATTTTCATCAAAGATACCTTTCTGCCTGGCTTTCTCCCCCAGACCTAAAGGGTCCACATTAAGTTCTTTAAATTGCTCCATTAAGCTATAAGCTTTTTGGGTAATTTCTTCCGATGCTTTTTTCTCCACCTTCTTAATATTTTTCTCCTTTGATAAGTCCAACCCGCCACTTTCAGCGATTCGCCCTTTTATTTTGATTCTAAAATTCACTTCATACCCCTCATTTGATTTTCGGACTTCATAGTCTGTATGTGTATATAAGTTCTGCATGCTTATGTAGCCATCTTCCTCCTCCCCTTCCATTTCGAAATGGCCTTTTTGTGTATCTTCATAGAGGAGTTTAAAGATATAGCTTTTTTCCAATGGCACCATCCCTACATACTTATCATCTTCAAAAAGGGCGATCCCTAATACCTCTAATTTATTTTCCTTTTTTGTAACTAACGGCATGAACGGATCGAAGCCAGGTGTGTAATATTGAAAAAGGAAATGGTGGAAATTCATATCAGGAATGGTTCGTTCCATATTTTGATCTACGACATCGATAATATATTGTGACACCGTATCACTTTCTATATAATTAGTTTTTAGAATATCCGCTGCACTTCCTACAGAAACTGCCAAAAGAATATTTCTGCCAATACTAGAGTCCCGTTGAAAATTATCAATTAAGGGGAAAATCCCTTTAGATGCCACTTCCTCATTAAAAATTACCACTCCTACCCTTCCAATCTCAATAGGCTTCGCCGATAACGCTTGGATTTGTTGCCTTATTTGCTTTCCTGTTTTCCCAACCGTTGTAAAGACAAGATTCCTGGGTTGTGCATCCTCACCAGGTGGAATATAAGCGGCTCCAGCGGAACCTATAATTTCCTTCTCACTCTTATAGTCATAGCCCACAGATTGAATCAATTGGATATCCTCGAGTATTTTTGGAGAAGGAGTACATCCAAAAAGAATTAGAAATAGGGTAAAGCTTACCTTCCGATATTTTTTCATTTCTTTTTCCTCACTTTAAAACTTATATACTGAATGATGAACAATAATGGGATATAAATATAAATGGTATAGAACCCCACTTGAGATACAAATTTATTAAGGAAATCGATTTCCTTCCTGTCATTAATTAAAATAGCCAGCAATAGCAGAATAAAACACATGGCTCTTAGAGAAGTCCGTTGGCTGACTGGAAACAATCGGTGTGCCGCACGGCTTGCACACCAAAGGCCAATGCAAATATTGGGCAATACTATAAAGAACCAAATGCAAATACCTACATATTCAAAACGTTCAATAACGGCAAGGTCTACAATTTTCCATAATGTCAGTGTCGCCCAGGTAGTAGTCTCTAATTGTTCCAAACTAAAGTAGGCAAAAGAAACCAAGGCTATGACTAAATAAATGATTATCGTAAAAACAGTACCAAAGTGCGCCCATTTCTCTGATTTTGGGCCACTTCTGATAAAAGGATAGAAAAGAAATAGTACCTCAAAACCTAGATAATTCAATGTCATCGTTTTGGTTGATTGAAATAGCTCAGTTAATGTCAGTTCAAAGATTGGTAGTAGATTACCGAAATTGCTATCTTTTAATGGAAAATAAAGCGTTAATAACAAGGGGAGTCCATATATCACTCCAAGAAAGCTGATTCCTGTTACGACCCGAAAGCCCCCGATGACATAATAGTAGGCAATGAAAAGAATAAGGATTAAAAATATCCATGGAAATACATCGGGAAATACCCATACCTGAATGACTTCAACGTACGTTCTTACCAATACCAAAACAAACATGACATAATACACGATGAAGTAAAAGCTGATTACGCCACCAAGCCATTTCCCGAAAACATCATGATGGATGGCTATGACGTCATTATTTCCTCTATTTAGTATCCTGTACGAAATCCATATAAGCATGAGGATGGTGATACCAGAGAGAATTACGGAGATCCAAGCACTATGCCCTGCGTCTTTCGCTATTTGTCTTTGGAAACCTAATACCCCCACCCCTATCTGCATAGTATGAACTAAATAAAAGACAAAATAGGGAGAGACCTGCTTATCTAATTTCGGTAACGGATACATGAAAAATCTCCTTTAATCTTCTATGTCTCTTTTTTCTTTTTTATGTGGTCCATCCTGAAAACGTTGTTTAATTTTCGATCTCGTTTGAGTAGGCCTCTGCTTCTGAAGATACATCGGTAATCGGAAAAGGGAGTCTTTAAGATCCACCATTCGCAATGGATAGACTGGTGCTAAGTAAGGTCTTCCAAGAGATGTCAACTTCAGGAGATGACCAAGAAACAAAGCAAAAGTAAAGGTGACACCAAGCATTCCCCAAAGCTGAGCAGAAAGGAGGAATGGAAAGCGAATTAAACGGATGACATTACCCATCTGATAAACAGGAGTCGTAAAGGATGCCAAGGCTGCAAGTGCCACAATGATTAGTAGAACGTTACTTGTTAGACCCGCTTGCACGGCGGCAGTCCCAATAACGATACCACCAACGATACCAATTGTTTGTCCAATTTTAGTTGGAAGTCGTGCCCCAGCCTCTCTCAAAAGTTCAATGGTCAACTCCAATATGATCGCTTCTAAAATCGGCGGAAATGGAATCCCACTTCTTGAAGCAATCAATGGGTTTATCAGATTTTGAGGAATCATTTCATAATGATAGGTCATAATCGCCACATAGAGCGGTGTGGAAACCACAGAAAAAAAAACAGCCATCAGACGTATGAGCCGAAAAGCAGAAGCAAGATGCCAGGAAAGAAAATAATCCTCAAAAGCTGAAAAAAACTCCACTAATGGTGTTGGTCCTGTCAATGCATGAGGAGACCCATCCACTAATATGGTTATCTTCCCTTCCCCCAGCACCCCTATCACCCGATCGGGACGTTCCGTATCGATCATCTGTGGAAAGGGGGAGCTGCTATTATCCGAAATAATCTGGGCAATGAAAGAGCTATCAATAATACTATCAAAATCAATTGCTTTAATTCGTTGCCGTACCGTATTGATATTTTCTTCATTTGCAATGTTCCTTACATAGATGATTGCCACTCTTGTCTTCGTTAACCTTCCGACCTTAAGCTCCTCCACCACCAATTCTGGAATTGGCATGCGTTTTCGGATAAGGTTTAAATTGGCATCAATGGATTCAACAAATGCTTCCTTTGGGCCAACCACGCTATATTCCACTTCAGGTAAACTAACAGATCTTTTTTCAATGGAAACAGCAGGAATCATCAGTACCTCTTCTAGGTTTCCTTTCAATTGAAGCATGATATTACCCGTCAGCAGCAAATCCTGCACCGAATCTAAATCCTTAACAATCTGGGTATTATCTATAGAAAGCATGCTTCGTACCTCGTGAAGTGTTATTCGGGTACCACTCTCACGAACAATAGGCAAGACAATATCCTGAAGAATGTCTGGACTTATGATGCTCTTAAAATAATGAATATAGACATCGCTATTATCTGAGTATCGAAAGGAGACAAAATCGCTGGACTGCTTACAGGAATGCAGCAGTTCATCAATTTTTATATCATTGGATACAGTAGATTCCTTTGGAACATTCTGTTTATCATCATTTTTTAATTTCCTATTTCTCTTTTTAAGCAAGTGCTTCTCCTCCGGTACGTGATTGAATACCCTTAAGTTTGAAACTGTTGACAAACTTTAGATTCGCTGCAATCAACGGGGAAACTATTCCACAAAATTATTTTGTCTACACCTAATATTTTCCTTCGTTTTTAATAAAATATTCGTTTTAATTATCTTTTGGCATCTTTTATTGGAAAGACCAACATGAAAGGATAGGAGAAAAAATGGAAGATCAATGGGTTCTGGCGTTGGATAGGAAAAGGAAGGAGTGCGATGGAAAGTCTACCTTGCTATCACGGAAGGTTCGAGTTGCAACGGAAAAATTGAAACTCCTCTTTGTAAGTCGAAGATACCGGTTCTTCCCTCTTAATCCCAAATTTCTTTACCTTGGAAAAAGGATCTAAAAAGAACCATAAAAAAGCCACCAACTGTTATTGGTGGCCAATTAAATGAAATATTAAAGTTTATTAAAACCCAGGAGTACGCGAGCTTAAAGGAATATCCTCATATCTTTCAGGATCTAATTCGTTCACAGATCCATCGGCTACGCCGTTAATGATTCCCATCAAACCTGTTTCAACTGTTTTTACCAGCTGACCTTTTTTCTTTTGGCCGAAATTCTGGGTTTGCCCGCTTACTTCGAAGAGTACGGTTCCGCTTCCGTTCAATGCAAAGGAACCAAGGGCCGTTCCAGGCAGGTCAATATTTTGATCATACAGGGAAATATTAGTGAAGACCGAATTCCCTTTTGCCTGCAGAGCATCATAAAGTGCCAAGTTTAATTGGCGGGAGAAATCATAGTCATAATTATCCGCATAAGCATCATATTTTTCGCCGCCAGGACTGTTTGGATCAGTGACAAACTTTCCTGAAATGGACATGGTCACCCTGTCATCTGTCCCCTCGATATATGGGAATCCTTGATGATGGAGATCAACGAATACATCCACATTTCCAAACTCCGCCTTTAAATCCTTGTACACATCTCTTACGGTTTGCGCTTCAGGTGTGATATACCATCCATAGGCATTGGACGCTCCAGGGAAATCTTCCGCCTGTGGAACATAGTCCAGGTCGGGGTTGAAGTCACGGTTCACGTCAAAGCTGTAAACGCTAGAATAAAGTTGACACTTTTTGCTTGATAGGATTTTACACTTTTGCTCAATCAACCTATTACTTTAGTAAAATAGTTTGTGACGTTATTTTACTGGAGGTTAGGATTTTGGAGGAGAAGTTAGTGTTATATATTAAGATTCATGAATTACATAAAAGAAAGTTTAAAGTATCACAAATAGCTAAAGAGCTTAAGGTCTCAAGGCCAACTGTCTATAAGTATTTAGAAATGACATTCGATGAGGCTACAGCTTATACTGAACAACCTTTAGGAAAGAAGAAAAAACTAGATCACTATAAGGACTGGATACTTGCCTGGCTAGAAGAGTACCCTCATCTAAGTAGTGCTCAGATCCATGATTGGCTTTTAGAGAGATACCCCGACCTCGTGGTCGGTGGAAGTACTGTAAGAACATATGTGAGGGGTATTCGAGAAGTCTACCAGATTGAGAAAAAGGTGATTGTCCGTCAATACGAAGCAGTTCCTGAACAGCCTATGGGTAAACAACTCCAGGTAGATTGGGGAGAAACAAAACAGAAAACAGTAAACAACAAAGAAACCAAGCTGTACTTTATTGCCTTTGTACTCGCTAACTCTCGTTATAAATACATGGAATGGCAAGCACGCCCATTTACGACAAGAGATGCGATCCGTTGTCACGAAAATGCGTTTCAGTTTTATGGAGGGCGAACAGAAGAAATTGTCTACGATCAAGATCATTTAATCTCAGTGAGTGAAAATGCAGGACAACTGCTTTTAACAGCTGAATTTCAAAGCTATGTTAATGAGCGTAAATTCAAAATATACCTGTGCAGAAGAGCAGATCCCGAATCTAAAGGTATGATTGAAAATGTAGTGAAATACATTAAAGGCAATTTTGCAGACAGTCGTGTATTTAATGACATTGAAGATTGGAATGAACGTGCACTACAATGGCTCAAGCGTACTGGTAACCACCAGGTGCACCAGACAACGAAAAAAAGACCAGCAGAAGTGTTTCTCCTCGAAAAGCAACACTTACAGCCAGTCTCTTCGTTACTTTCATATGAAAGCACCAATAATCAAAGTATAACAAGAAGTGTAAGCAAGGACAACACGATTCGCTACAAGTCAAACCGTTATTCCGTCCCACTCGGGACTTATCAAACTATGAGTGAGAACCTTGTGTGGGTTGAAGCGAAGGTAGAAGATCACAAAACTCTTGTCATACGTAGAGAAGCAAATGGTGAAGTGATTGCCGAGCATGTCATCAGCTCGGAAAAGGGAAAACTTATTCAAAATCGTCACCATACCCGAGATCGCTCTAAAGGCATTAAGGAACTTAAGCAACGCCTCATTTCTCTCTTTGAAGAACAGCTTAAAGCAGCTGCATACTTGGATGAGGTTAGTCAAAGATACCCAAGGTATCAGCGAGATCAGTTTGCGATTATCTATAAAGTAATCCAGCAGTATCCGACCTTAGTTGATTCTGTTTTAACTAAGTGCATGACAGAGAAGCTTTACAATGCGAATGATTTTCGTGATATCGCTCATCATCTCGATACATTACAAGTTGAACCGGCTGAAGAGGTACAATCCTTTTACACAAATTCGTTAAAACACTCTCATATCAAAGCATCTACGCGTTCTCTTAATGCTTATACCAGTATTTTAGGAGGTAGAGCATGATGAACAAGACTGTACATGAACTACAAGATCAATTCCGTCAGCTACGATTGGCGGAGACTGCGGAGGAGCTTCCACTGCTTCTTCGCGAAGCTGAAAAAGCATCATGGACCTACTTGGAGTTTTTAGAGTCTATTACCCGACATGAATTAGCCAAACGTGAAGCGAAAAGCCTTGAAAAAAGAATGAAATGGGCACGCTTCCCTTTCGTGAAGTCATTAGATGAGTTTGAGCTGAAAGGACAAAACGTTCTGACGGCTCGACAGCTCTCCCAACTCCGTGAATTAAGCTGGCTGGAGCAACAATACAATTTAATTCTTCTTGGTCCCCCTGGCATTGGAAAAACATATATCGCAATTGGACTTGGACTCGAGGCTGTTTATAGAGGGTTCAATGTTTATTTCGCCACAATGGGTGAACTTGTGCAGCTTTTAAAATCAGAAGAGTACTTGAACAAATCTAAAGTCCAATTAAAAAGAATCAGAAATGCCGACCTAGTAATCATCGACGATTTAATGTATATGGCCATGGATCAGAGAGAAGCGAACCTATTTTTTCATTTGATTAATCATTTGTACGAACGAAGTTCGATTATCCTGACATCAAATAAAAGTCCAGATGAATGGGGCAATTTAATAGGAGACCAAGGGATCACCACAGCTATTTTAGATCGTTTACTTCATCGTGTGGAGGTCATCCATGGAGACGAAAAAGAGGAAAGTCATCGGATGAAAAATCGGAAGAGCATTTTTTCAGCAGAAATGTAAAAAGGAAATGAGCAAAAAGTGTAAAATTCAACTTGACGTCTACAAAAGCCTGGGTTCTGGTCATAATTCCAGACTCCAGGATAGGAATAATAGTTCCATGCAGGTGAGACCCCTGCAAGCTGAGGGAATGCTGCCACCACCTCTGCCCATTCCATTTCATTTGCACGTCGGCTCAATTCGGAACCATCCACGTTCAGCATAGGAATCGCCACAATCGTCAGCTCATCCAATATTCTATTTACTTCAGGAGAATTGCTGGATCCTAACTTCTGTAAAATATTGAGAAGTGCAACCGTACCTGTTTTCTCGTTACCGTGGATTTCACTTTGGATCAGGACTACCTTATCGCCATGGCCGACAGAAGCCTTATAAATACCGCGTCCCTGATTCGTATAGCCCGCAGTCTCCACCGTCACCTTCCCTTGGCTTGTCTGTTGAATCTGCTCTAATTTTCTTCCAAGCTCCTCATAATTGATGTACCCATTGATAGGCAAAGTTTCATTCGGCTGCGGACTCGGCCCCGGATCTGCAGAACCCATCGTCGGCACAGCCAGTAACGAAGCTGCTAAAGCTGTTGAACTTAAAATTTTCCATACCTTATTCATTCTAAATCCCTCCATGCTTTTATGTAGTTGCAAGGAAGGATTTCTACATTTTACGCTCGATTCCTTTCGGGTTCCGAAAAATGATTAGATATGACTAAATCGCTAAATGAAGAAGTGGGAGTTAATAATCATATTTTTCTGACTAATTTATAGATAGACGTTCTAATGAACTATTTAGATATTCGAAACTTTCGGATTACTAATTTTTATTGAAAATATCAGGTTTACTCTCAATGAGCATAATGGAGTAAACAATGAAAATATTAATTTAAAAACCACCTAAAACGCTATAATATCCACGTTCCAGGTGGTTCCTTTTAAAACCTCATTTACTTATGGTACGGTTCACCGTGGTTATTTAAGAGGCAAAAAACAGACAGGAAAAATACTTTCCTGTCTGTTTTTTAGGTCATATTTTTGTTCATAAAGTAACACAATTTTGAGTCGTGCGCGTCTGCCAATTCCGCCCAAACACGCTAGTAAAGGATTTTAGCCAATTATATCAATGCTTTTTGTGTTGTTGTCCATACGATTATTAAAGTACCCATAAATATTATATAACATTATTTAATAAATTTTAATAAATGAATCATGTATTTCTTAGCATTAAAACTATCTCTATACGTTTATACGGTTAAATCAATGTAAACATTTTTTATAAAATATTAATCTTCATTAATTAAAGCATTTCCATATCTAAACTCTTCAACTAAATGGAAGTTCTCCATTCCATCCCACACACTTGTTGGAATGTGCTCTAAAACAATAAATTGAAATTCCTCATTATACATTTTATTTACATGACTAATAAAATCATTTAACAACTTCATCGCAGTGGTGATTTTTCCTTTATCACTTACTTCGACTTTACTCCAATTGTCCTCTTCCTCACCATAATAGGGTCTGCTAGGTTGGTCTAAAATCATAAATTGAGGAATATAAGGAGATTTCTGTATGATACTAGCCTCATGTAACCCTAAAAATAAACACAAATGCATAAATAGATGATTAGAACTACTTCCCACATAAGAAGCATAAATTGAATTACTAGGTCTTAATGACAATGACTTATCCTTGAAGTTAAATAAAGCTCTATACCCTTCATAATTACCTAATGCACTACCGACCTTATCTAAGTAATTTTGTATCAAAGACTCTAACATACTTTTAAAGGCTTCTCTGTCGATTTTTTCATCCCGCACTAAATTATTTAGTCTCTTTAGCTCTTTTTCCTTCTCCTCAAGTTCTTCACTAAAGTCTTCATTTTCATCCCTTTTCTGATATAATGACAATTTATACTTTAGTTCCCCGAGGAATAAGAGTTTTTCTGTTTCGCTGCCTAATGAAAGATAATTTTCTTTTTGAGGATATTGTTCAAGTTTATTATTAATATGTGACAGTTTTTGTTCTAGTTTATTTAATTCATCACTGATGTTTAAGTTAAAAGGTTTCTTATTTTTCAACTGTTTTTTTATTGAATTAAACTCATCTTCTAATTGTTCTACCAGTGAGGACGTTTCTGGTAGTAACAATAGTTCACTAAAATTTTCTTTTACATATTTGATCGGCTTTAAGCTATCATAGTTATTTTTTTCAATTTCAAGGTAGGATTTATATTGATTTTCTAGTTTTTTGAAGTTCCTAATTTTCCTTATTATTAAATTTTTCTCTTTAGTTAATTCATCAATTTCAGAAAAAGAATTAGATATATCATACACCTTTTGTTCATTACATAATTCTTGTAAGGTATTAAGGTAGTTTTCAGGTCCGATAAATTTATCATCGATTAAGTTTAATATTCTTGCTTGTTTTATGTCTTTTTTAATGTAAGACTCAAATAAATTTTCTTCTTTCTCGAATAAAGTTTGTTTCTTTTTTATTCTATTGATTTCTTTTTCAATTAAAACTATTTTTTCTTTTAGTAATATATTTTCAATATCTTCAATTTTTAGGGCAATATCAAATATTCTTTCTAAAGCTTCTCTGTATCTAGTAATATTTTGCTTATCAAAATAAACTTCATTATTTGAAATAGTATTTCCAGATTGAGTATTAAATAATAAAAAATATCTAAATGATACCTTGTTTCCAGCCTTTATACTTTTACCACTATATGGTATTACCAATTTGCTACTTATTGAAAATTCTGTTTGAATTATTTCCTTAAGTTCTTCTTCTGACATATTAGTATGAGGCTTTTCTGGTACCTTTCCTGATGAAGAGTAATAATAGTTAGAAGAGCCACGTCTGTTTATTATTTTTTCCCTAGCTATAGTAAAACACTTGTCATTAATGAAAAAAGTTAATCCATACCATTCTACATTTTCATTAATTTTCTCTTCAGAAATTGCAGCATTACTTGAAAAAAAGCAATAATCAATAATTGACATAATCTCAGATTTGCCAGTGCCACTAGCACCCGTAATAACATTAACTTTATTTGGTTTAAATTTAATTTCTCTAATCCTATTCTTCTTCAACCATAATGTGACCGCTTCTATATAAAATTTCATAGTTCCACCCTTAATTGAAGATATAAATTTTTAGTATCTTCCATTAGTATTTGAGATAAGTTTTCAGCTCCAAGAATTATTTCTTTCGCTCTGTTTCCAAGACTTTTATTTTCTATTTCGAATACATTATCCTCTTTAAGTAATATTTCCCCATCTTTAATACTGATCAGTTTCATTCTATTCAAAAGAATAATTGAGTTTATTGATACAGGAAGAAGAGAGTAGAACCTTTCATTATAATTGGAAAAGTTTGATGGATACTTAATGATAAATTCTTCTAAACTTCTAACTTTTATATTCTTTCTTTTTAATACTTTTAAAGTATTATTATGTGAAAAAAACGGTAAAATCAGCATTGATTTCCCTATATTCATTTTTTTATGGTAATTAAGTACGGACAATATTGAAATAAGACCAATTAATTCGTTATTATAGATTGTTAGATTTTTATTCATTTTTATACCTCTTACCCCAATCGTATCTCCAACCAATCAAAGGCTTATCTGACAGTAAATAAAATTGACCATTGCTCATCTCTAGATCTAATTGTGTTTCATCAATGTTCAATTTCTTGCTTAAAATCTCATCTAAACATAGGTTTGCTAAACCAATTAATTCATTCTCATCGACATGTGTACCTTTTAATCTTAGTTTTCTTTTTAATTTTGAATAGGTACTATTAAATATAACTTCCCATTCATATATCGATTCTTCATCGAACCTATCTTTCTCTAGGCTCATTATTTCTCCTTCTTGCTTCCACTGTTCTAGGTTATTGAAAGTCAGCAGTTTTGCTATCGTTCTCTTTATAACCTGGTCTTTGTAGTCATCATCTTCTTCGGAGATAACTCCAATATCTTCTAGCTGTTTGATAAATAATTGCTCTTCGGGGTTCCCCTCAATTATAGGCTTATCTCTTCTTACTACCTTTTTATTTGTCTTTCCTAATAAAAAACACCTTGTATATTTCTCATATAAATCATCAAAACTGTATTCAATTCTTCCTCTTTGTTTAATAGTAATATAATTATCCCTTCTTATATTACTATCAAGACTGTTAAAAACATCGTCTATATTATTTTCTGGAATAAATTTTGCTTTAATTCTTAATCTAATTCTTCCAAATAAATCATCTTCATTAAGACTAAAACTAAGCTTTTCCAAGAAAACACTTAGCCATTCATCATTTTGATTTAATAATTCCTTTATATAAAGTAAGACTTTATTTTCTCCCTTTTCATCATCCTTCTTATCCTCTTGTTTTTTTATTCCAGCTCTATACTTTTCTTTTAGGTACTCTTTAAACTCTTCAATACTAAATACACCATCTTTAAACTTTCTATGATTAACTAAGAAATTATTTGTTGTATTATCAGCTTTATTAGAAATCAAAATAAAATTAGTCTTTTTTATAAATTCAAGTTGAGAATCTAAATCTTTTCTTTTTTCAACAGTATCATTTATAACTTTTATCCAGTTATAAATAGTCTTCCATAGGTCAACATCACTTTCTCTAAGGTTTATTATTTCATCCTGTGCATTAGTTTGTATGGAATGTTTTAATTGCATTAAGGTCTGGGTTCCATCTTGGTAGTCTATATGAATGTCATCCTTAATTTCCAATCCAATTGACTCGCCTGATTCTAAGCCCAGAATCAAATAAAGAAAATAGTAATATTGATATTCAAATCCAATAGACTTATCTTCCGCTGCTGTAATATCTTGATGTGACTTAACCTTTGTCATTTACTTATCCCCTTTTAGATTTGTATAAGAATATTGTAGGAGCATAATACAAACAGCAAGCACTATACACTTAATTTTTAAAATTAGCAAACAGTAAAATTATACCATAATTCATCTAAATTCTACAAAAATTTCAATGATTCCAATAATAATAACATTGGTTCCTTTATTCTTAATTAGATTAGTAATATAGGTTCGTAGAATTTTTGAATAGAATTTATGTATAGATGTACTACCTACTATAATAAAGGTAGGTGATATTTTTAAACCTGTTATCCCCCGTTTATTGTCCATTTCCTA is part of the Sutcliffiella sp. FSL R7-0096 genome and harbors:
- a CDS encoding Ger(x)C family spore germination protein produces the protein MKKYRKVSFTLFLILFGCTPSPKILEDIQLIQSVGYDYKSEKEIIGSAGAAYIPPGEDAQPRNLVFTTVGKTGKQIRQQIQALSAKPIEIGRVGVVIFNEEVASKGIFPLIDNFQRDSSIGRNILLAVSVGSAADILKTNYIESDTVSQYIIDVVDQNMERTIPDMNFHHFLFQYYTPGFDPFMPLVTKKENKLEVLGIALFEDDKYVGMVPLEKSYIFKLLYEDTQKGHFEMEGEEEDGYISMQNLYTHTDYEVRKSNEGYEVNFRIKIKGRIAESGGLDLSKEKNIKKVEKKASEEITQKAYSLMEQFKELNVDPLGLGEKARQKGIFDENTWKEHYPDLKVDIQTEVHVIQAGIIE
- a CDS encoding GerAB/ArcD/ProY family transporter, whose translation is MYPLPKLDKQVSPYFVFYLVHTMQIGVGVLGFQRQIAKDAGHSAWISVILSGITILMLIWISYRILNRGNNDVIAIHHDVFGKWLGGVISFYFIVYYVMFVLVLVRTYVEVIQVWVFPDVFPWIFLILILFIAYYYVIGGFRVVTGISFLGVIYGLPLLLTLYFPLKDSNFGNLLPIFELTLTELFQSTKTMTLNYLGFEVLFLFYPFIRSGPKSEKWAHFGTVFTIIIYLVIALVSFAYFSLEQLETTTWATLTLWKIVDLAVIERFEYVGICIWFFIVLPNICIGLWCASRAAHRLFPVSQRTSLRAMCFILLLLAILINDRKEIDFLNKFVSQVGFYTIYIYIPLLFIIQYISFKVRKKK
- a CDS encoding spore germination protein encodes the protein MLKKRNRKLKNDDKQNVPKESTVSNDIKIDELLHSCKQSSDFVSFRYSDNSDVYIHYFKSIISPDILQDIVLPIVRESGTRITLHEVRSMLSIDNTQIVKDLDSVQDLLLTGNIMLQLKGNLEEVLMIPAVSIEKRSVSLPEVEYSVVGPKEAFVESIDANLNLIRKRMPIPELVVEELKVGRLTKTRVAIIYVRNIANEENINTVRQRIKAIDFDSIIDSSFIAQIISDNSSSPFPQMIDTERPDRVIGVLGEGKITILVDGSPHALTGPTPLVEFFSAFEDYFLSWHLASAFRLIRLMAVFFSVVSTPLYVAIMTYHYEMIPQNLINPLIASRSGIPFPPILEAIILELTIELLREAGARLPTKIGQTIGIVGGIVIGTAAVQAGLTSNVLLIIVALAALASFTTPVYQMGNVIRLIRFPFLLSAQLWGMLGVTFTFALFLGHLLKLTSLGRPYLAPVYPLRMVDLKDSLFRLPMYLQKQRPTQTRSKIKQRFQDGPHKKEKRDIED
- the istA gene encoding IS21 family transposase, with the translated sequence MLYIKIHELHKRKFKVSQIAKELKVSRPTVYKYLEMTFDEATAYTEQPLGKKKKLDHYKDWILAWLEEYPHLSSAQIHDWLLERYPDLVVGGSTVRTYVRGIREVYQIEKKVIVRQYEAVPEQPMGKQLQVDWGETKQKTVNNKETKLYFIAFVLANSRYKYMEWQARPFTTRDAIRCHENAFQFYGGRTEEIVYDQDHLISVSENAGQLLLTAEFQSYVNERKFKIYLCRRADPESKGMIENVVKYIKGNFADSRVFNDIEDWNERALQWLKRTGNHQVHQTTKKRPAEVFLLEKQHLQPVSSLLSYESTNNQSITRSVSKDNTIRYKSNRYSVPLGTYQTMSENLVWVEAKVEDHKTLVIRREANGEVIAEHVISSEKGKLIQNRHHTRDRSKGIKELKQRLISLFEEQLKAAAYLDEVSQRYPRYQRDQFAIIYKVIQQYPTLVDSVLTKCMTEKLYNANDFRDIAHHLDTLQVEPAEEVQSFYTNSLKHSHIKASTRSLNAYTSILGGRA
- the istB gene encoding IS21-like element IS643 family helper ATPase IstB gives rise to the protein MNKTVHELQDQFRQLRLAETAEELPLLLREAEKASWTYLEFLESITRHELAKREAKSLEKRMKWARFPFVKSLDEFELKGQNVLTARQLSQLRELSWLEQQYNLILLGPPGIGKTYIAIGLGLEAVYRGFNVYFATMGELVQLLKSEEYLNKSKVQLKRIRNADLVIIDDLMYMAMDQREANLFFHLINHLYERSSIILTSNKSPDEWGNLIGDQGITTAILDRLLHRVEVIHGDEKEESHRMKNRKSIFSAEM
- a CDS encoding M14 family zinc carboxypeptidase, whose translation is MNKVWKILSSTALAASLLAVPTMGSADPGPSPQPNETLPINGYINYEELGRKLEQIQQTSQGKVTVETAGYTNQGRGIYKASVGHGDKVVLIQSEIHGNEKTGTVALLNILQKLGSSNSPEVNRILDELTIVAIPMLNVDGSELSRRANEMEWAEVVAAFPQLAGVSPAWNYYSYPGVWNYDQNPGFCRRQVEFYTFCSFPFYISAEKMLFRFFIR
- a CDS encoding DUF3732 domain-containing protein, with the translated sequence MKFYIEAVTLWLKKNRIREIKFKPNKVNVITGASGTGKSEIMSIIDYCFFSSNAAISEEKINENVEWYGLTFFINDKCFTIAREKIINRRGSSNYYYSSSGKVPEKPHTNMSEEELKEIIQTEFSISSKLVIPYSGKSIKAGNKVSFRYFLLFNTQSGNTISNNEVYFDKQNITRYREALERIFDIALKIEDIENILLKEKIVLIEKEINRIKKKQTLFEKEENLFESYIKKDIKQARILNLIDDKFIGPENYLNTLQELCNEQKVYDISNSFSEIDELTKEKNLIIRKIRNFKKLENQYKSYLEIEKNNYDSLKPIKYVKENFSELLLLPETSSLVEQLEDEFNSIKKQLKNKKPFNLNISDELNKLEQKLSHINNKLEQYPQKENYLSLGSETEKLLFLGELKYKLSLYQKRDENEDFSEELEEKEKELKRLNNLVRDEKIDREAFKSMLESLIQNYLDKVGSALGNYEGYRALFNFKDKSLSLRPSNSIYASYVGSSSNHLFMHLCLFLGLHEASIIQKSPYIPQFMILDQPSRPYYGEEEDNWSKVEVSDKGKITTAMKLLNDFISHVNKMYNEEFQFIVLEHIPTSVWDGMENFHLVEEFRYGNALINED
- a CDS encoding three component ABC system middle component; the protein is MNKNLTIYNNELIGLISILSVLNYHKKMNIGKSMLILPFFSHNNTLKVLKRKNIKVRSLEEFIIKYPSNFSNYNERFYSLLPVSINSIILLNRMKLISIKDGEILLKEDNVFEIENKSLGNRAKEIILGAENLSQILMEDTKNLYLQLRVEL